Proteins encoded in a region of the Thermodesulfobacteriota bacterium genome:
- a CDS encoding helix-turn-helix domain-containing protein, translating to MELKVNTESLREESYIEILKCKWTILVITKIIEGVTRPSEVKRAIPGLSTKVLNERIKKLELKGIIRRKSFTGYPLHVEYVLSVQGKRLRPLIGELKRMGLPLDDVSEVINCKWMVSILSLLSKGEARTNRIKRSLAGISNKVLSDRLRKLEKMGFISRMVIDSNPPGVFYSLTKRGNGFINFLKNKVIP from the coding sequence ATGGAATTAAAAGTCAATACAGAAAGTTTGAGAGAGGAATCATATATAGAAATCCTCAAGTGTAAATGGACCATCTTGGTAATCACCAAAATTATAGAAGGAGTTACCCGTCCCAGCGAGGTTAAGAGAGCAATTCCAGGGTTAAGCACCAAGGTGCTCAATGAAAGGATCAAGAAGTTGGAACTAAAAGGGATAATCAGGAGGAAATCCTTTACCGGTTATCCGCTTCATGTGGAATATGTTTTGAGCGTGCAAGGGAAAAGGCTGAGACCACTAATCGGGGAATTAAAGAGGATGGGTTTACCCCTAGATGACGTCAGCGAGGTTATAAACTGTAAGTGGATGGTTTCAATCTTGAGCCTGTTGAGTAAGGGAGAAGCACGTACTAACCGGATCAAAAGGAGCCTGGCCGGGATAAGCAATAAGGTTCTCTCGGACCGCCTTCGCAAGTTGGAGAAAATGGGGTTTATCTCTAGAATGGTGATTGATTCTAACCCGCCTGGGGTTTTTTATTCTTTGACTAAGAGAGGGAACGGGTTTATAAACTTTTTGAAAAATAAGGTAATTCCTTAA
- a CDS encoding protoglobin domain-containing protein, which translates to MSAQKIAGYTYGTSQAPMSPISLEDLENLKKSVLFTEEDVKYLQIAGEVLADQIDDVLDLWYGFVASHPHLVYYFTGADKQPNTEYLSAVRLRFGQWILDTCNRTYDQEWLNYQYEIGLRHHRTKKNQTDKVKSVPNINFRYLVAFIYPITATIKPFLAKKGHTAEEVEKMHQAWFKSVVLQVALWSYPYVKEGDF; encoded by the coding sequence ATGAGCGCCCAAAAAATAGCAGGATATACATACGGAACTAGCCAGGCACCAATGTCACCCATTTCCCTTGAGGACCTGGAAAATTTGAAAAAGAGCGTTTTATTTACTGAAGAGGATGTAAAATATCTGCAAATTGCCGGAGAAGTCTTGGCCGACCAAATCGATGATGTACTCGACCTCTGGTATGGATTTGTAGCCTCACATCCCCATTTGGTTTACTATTTCACCGGCGCGGATAAGCAACCAAATACGGAATACTTGAGTGCTGTCCGTCTACGCTTTGGCCAGTGGATACTGGACACATGCAACCGTACTTATGACCAGGAATGGCTTAACTATCAGTATGAGATTGGCCTCCGCCATCACCGGACGAAAAAGAACCAAACGGATAAGGTCAAGTCGGTTCCCAACATAAATTTTCGTTACCTGGTTGCCTTTATATACCCAATTACCGCAACCATTAAGCCCTTCTTGGCTAAAAAAGGACATACCGCAGAAGAAGTAGAGAAGATGCACCAGGCCTGGTTCAAGTCGGTTGTTCTGCAAGTGGCCTTATGGAGTTATCCCTACGTAAAAGAGGGAGACTTTTAA